CTTTGGACAGTTGTAAAAATacacatggatgatatcgagAAAGACTATTGAACTGAAGCACATGGATGTCAGACTTAATTAATTCCTTTATTTCAAAACTAGAGAACAAATATGATCTTGATGTTTGGTGGGTCGATACAGCTAATGCACCTACCCTAGTCTTCCCGTGCCTTGGCTCGATATATATGCATCGGCACCGCAGGCATGTAAGTCTGATCAACACACCTTGTGCTTGTGGCATTTTTTGTTAGACTAATTAACTGAATCCAAACATCTGCATTGCCGTTGGAATGAAAGACATCAGAGAACACATCACCTTGTCTCGGTGATGAGGTACTGTTCGGTGGGAAGCCAACACTCGTTGAATTGCCGGAGCTCAGATACCCTTGGTCACCAAGCAAACAGGTGCAGCATGTTCATCTGATGTTAACTCCGCAATGGGACGCCTTTCAACAACGTCGGAGACAATCTCTCCCGTGTAGTCTTACCGGGCATGGTAGTCTTCGTTTTCTTATCATTACGCTATTATGGTTTTCTACATCGGAACAATTGGTAAATGTCTATCCGTGACGTGACTCACTATAATCTATCCTTGTAACTTCCGTTTTTCGGCTAATGAAGTCGAACATGGAGCCTTTCCTGATGATTACTCAAAAAAATACGGTGAGAAATAAACCGAGTTATGCATGAACAAGCTGAAGTGTACTTCCATTCCATGGTTTGCAAAAGAAGTGAAAAATGTGAAGTTCCATGGTAGACAACAACTCgccaatgttttttttatttccgaCGGGTCtgtttaggaaaaaaaaatttagggGTGCTTGTTTAGGAATCGAGTCGTTTATTTGGTACTGTCAAGAAACGTCTGGGCCAGCCTTTTTCCGTTTctaatatttttgttgtggttttagttcaaatttgacctaaaatcacgacaagaatttgaaaacggatggagtaataATCAAAGACTTTGCATGCATCCATTCAATCATTTGTCTAGCTAGCTTAACCTGCGTCattaaaaatcaaaatatatatCCTCTGCTGACACAGAGAGTACTATGGAACTGAAGCACATGGATTTGGAGGCTTAATTAATTCCTTTATTTCAAAACTGGAGAACAGATATCTTGCTGTTTAACTAATTAATGCGCCTACCAGTCTTCCTTGTGTGCCTTGGCTCAATATATACGCATCGGCACCACATGTCCACATGCATGTAAAAAATCTGCTCAACACATCTTGTGCTGCACCCCAAACATGTGCATTGTCGTTTGGAATGGAAGACATCGGAGAACACATCACCTTGTCTAGGCAACGAGATGCCCTTCGGTGGGACGCCAATCACACTCGTTGAGTTGCAAAGCAAACAGGTTGAAGATATTCATCTGGTGTTACCTCCGAAATGGGATGTCTTTCGACGGAGTCGGAGACAGTCTTCATGTGTATAGCTTGGAGATCTTGCTAAGGTGCATGATAGTCTTTCTGGGTGCggtagtttcttttttttatcattacCAATTATGGTTTTCTAGATTGGCATAATCGGTAAATGTCGGTACATGACATGACTATCTATTCTTGTAACATCCGCTTATGGGCTAATATAGACGGACATGGAACCTTTCCGGATGATTATTACTCAAAACAAAGCCGTGAGAAATGAACCGAGTTATGCACTGTACAAGCTGAAAGTGTACTTCCGTTCCATGGTTTGCAAAAGAAGTGAAAAACGTGAAGTGCCATGGTCGACAACGACCTCACCATTTTATCCGGCGGGTCTgtttaggatttttttttagcggaGTCCGTTTAGGAATggagtagtttttttagaggaacaagtggttttttttaatttagaaCAACGAGTATTTGGTACCGTCAAGAAAGGCCTGGGCCGGCCTTTTGGGccgttttttttctcttccgtTTCTCTCATCCCTATTCAACGTAACCTTCTTCCCGTTGGACCTCCCGTGCTccgtggcagcagcagctgcaaaCGCCGGTGGATGCTACGCCGAGCTCACAGGCTGCTCGCCACCACAAACTCCATCCTTCCCGCCACAACCAACCTCGCCCGAACCTCCTTCCCACATCCCAGCACGCACCTCCCCCTCGTCTCCCTCCACAGCCCTGCCGCCGATGACGCTGCCGCCGACACCCGCCACCTGCTCGACGGAACGCCCCGCGGGACACGAGCCAGCTCCATCGTGCGCGCGCTCAGGGAATACGACGCGCCCCTCGCCGGCTCCGTCGAATCCCTCCACTGCGCGGCCCTCAAGTCTGGCGCCGTGCTGGACCCGCCCGTGCGCACCTCCCTCCTCGCGGCCTACGCCAGGTGTccgagcggcggcgaccacgacgcgcgcgccgctctGGTGCTCTTCCACGAGGCAGAAGACCCGGACGTGATCCTGTGGAACGCCGTGATCGGCGCTCTGACGCGGGCTTGCCGTCTCGGCGACGCCGTGGCTCTCTTCCGGCGGATGGCGGGCGTGCGAGGGGAGGCGTTCGATTCGACGACCGTGGTCGTCATGCTGTCAGGGGCGTCGCGCGCCGGCGAATTGGACCTCGGAATGGCGCTCCATGCCGCAGCCGTAAAGAGACGCCTCGACACTGACATGAACCTCTGGAATGCTCTCGTCGACATGTACGCCAAGTGCGGAAGTTTTTGCGATTCGGAGGCCGTGTTTTGGAGTATGCCGTGTTGGGACACTGCCTCGTGGAATTCTGTGACAGGTGGAAGCACGTTCAATGGACTTTCTGAGGTTTCGGCTTGTTACTTCAGAGAGATGATCCGTTTGGCAGTTCAGGCAGATGAGGTGACCCTGTCTTCTGTAATTTCTGCTTCCTCTCGCGCAGAGGGTCTTTTCTCCTTTGGAGAGTCTGTCCATGGCTGCATCGTCAAGCTTGGTTATGAGGATACCGCGCCTTGCTCGGTAGCGAATTCCCTGataacattttattttgaatttggGTTTCCTGAGGATGCAGAGAAGGTATTTATGAGAATCTTCAAGAAAAATCATGTATCATGGAATGTTATGATCAAGGGATTGATGGAGAATGAAAAGGCTGGGGAAGCCCTGGCTGTTTTCCGAGAAATGCTATCAGAGTGCCAGCCAGATTTTGCCACTTTGGTGGCTGTAATTTTAAGCTGTGGTGATCAAGGACTGCTCTGTGAAGGGAAAGCAATCCATGGATACATAACCAGAAAATGCCTTTTCCATGTGGAGTCTTCCCTAGGAAACAGCTTACTTGGTTTGTATATGAAATGTGATGACGCATATACTGCGAACCTTTTGTTCAGGACAATGCCAATAAGAGACCTGATCTCATGGAACACAATGCTTTCTGGTTACTCGAGAGATGACTCGCTGAGAGAAGAGGCTCAAGCTATGTTCAGAGAATTACTTTCTGAAGGTTTAAGCTGCACCATGACCACTATACTAGCTGTTATACCTTCATGCTCTTGTCCAGAAGACCTTAGGTTTGGCAAAGCGGTTCACTCTTTTGTCCTGAAGTATGGATTTGCAAGTGGAGTTTCAGTTGTTAATGCTTTGATGCACATGTACATATGCTGTGGAGATTCACTGGTTGCCTTCACGCTGTTGGGAAGTATAATGCCAGTGTCAGATATTATTTCATGGAATACAGCCGTAGTAGGCTGTGTACAGAATGGACTCCACAGAGGCGCGTTGGAAGCCTTTCAGTTCATGCATTCATCTTTGCCTTTAAATCCTGACAGCATTACGCTAGTTAGTGTTTTATCAGCATGTGGAACTCTTAAGCTGCAATCCCTAGGAAAATCCATCCATTCCATGGCACTAAAGCGTTTGCTTGTATTCAATTTGAGGGTGAAGAATGCCCTGTTAACCATGTACTTCCGGTTTGCAGATACTGAAAGTGCTGAGTTAATCTTCTATAGTCTCGGAGATAGAAATTTGTGCTCCTGGAATTGTATGGTCTCTGGTTTTGCACAGAATAATGATGGCCGGAGAGCATTACAGTTCTACCAGAAGATGGAAAAATTTGTGCCTAATGAAATGTGTACAGTCAGTATTATTTGTGCCTGTACTCAACTCAGGGATGTTAGACATGGAAAGAGCATACATGGGCATGTGGTGAAGTCTGATCTTCAAAATAATGTGTTTCTTTCAGCATCGCTAGTTGATATGTATAGTAAGTGTGGAAGACTCGACATTGCTGTCAGAGTATTTGAATCCTCTACTGAAAAATCAATTGCTTGCTGGAACTCCATGATATCAGCATTCGGATTTCATGGGCATGGGTTGCGATCGATAGAACTTTTCTGTAGTATGATCCATTCTGGAATGAAAGCCACGAGAAGTACTTTTATTGCTCTTTTGTCAGCTTGCAGTCATGCTGGACTTACTGATGAAGGATTGAAGTATTACAACCTTATGTCAGAGAAATTTGGGATTACTCCGACACCAGAACACCATGTATGCATCGTAGACATGCTTGGCCGTGCTGGTCGGCTGCAGGAagcacacaaatttgtcgagAGTTTACCGAAATCCAAGGAAGCACATGGAGTTTGGGGTGCACTTTTAAGTGCTTGCAGTAACAAGTCCGAACTCAGGATGGGTGAGGCCATCGCTAGACAATTGCTCTGCCTAGAGCCTGAAAATAGTGGTTATTATGTGACTATTTCTAATCTGTATGCATATCAAGACATGTGGGGTGGTGCTGTCCAGGTTAGGGACATTTTGCAAGATAAAAGATTGATGAAGCCCCATGGTCACAGCATTGTTGGATAAAGGGCAGTCAAAGAACCTTGGAAGCTACACTGTACCAGAAAACCCCGCACTAAATCACAAAAGCTGCATGTTCACTTAGCTATTTTCTTCATGCAGGCTTGCTCAAACATGACACAGGTATCTGTTTTACATAGGTTTCCTTGATAGATTATTTTATCTTCTAGACATTCCGTCATTTCCTCTTTTTTAGGTTCGGTTTTACATGTGTGACAAACATTTTAGCATGAAACTGAACCGTGCATTATCattcttatttttttaaataacaCAATTTGTTTCGTGTGGTTATTATGAAATACTAGCACGAAGCCCGTCCCTTGCAACAGATTCACACGTattaaaacaataaaaaacaaTCACTTATATCTGCTCATATTCCAACCATTTATGTGAGACCAGTAACTGATTGAGATCTTTATATGAGTAAAGAAGTTGCATTTAAGCATGTCAAACTTGGTGTCAGTTTATTCGACATAAACTAGGGCTATTTTCTGGTAAGACAATGTAGCATATACAGTAATGTCCTGCCTATCTGAATGTTCCAATGGAGAGCAGAATGCAATTTCTGCACACAACTCTATATGTCATCATGCATCTAAGTTAGCCAAGCAATCTGTATGATTCATATTTACTTCTGAAATACCGAGACGATTCCAGGGAGTTTAGCATGTGCACCCTATGAATCGACTTCTCTTATGCATTAAAGTCCATTTTGTTATAAGAAATTGTGCCTTACAtatgtctctttttttttgcgctggAGTCTTTTTTTCTGCGTTTGCGTCGCAAACTAACATTGCAGACTGCACTTTCTCTCATAATGACCTTACAGCTGCCATTCTGAATCCGAGCTTGGCGACATCACAGCACAGGGTTCTACACTACATGGTCGACAAGGAAGTGACGCCGCATCTGGTGGACGTGAGCGCCCGGACCGGTTCCTCAACTGGAAGTTGGAGCAGTTTAGGCCAAGTAAGTACGTGATGCTGGTAAGCCTGAAGCTTTGCTACTGGGTTGTGCCATGGAGTCATCATGGGTGTCCCTGTGGTTAGCTTCCTTTTCCAACGTTTGCACATTTCTGTAGAATCTGCTAACAAAGGGGAGGTTTATCTGCAGGACGCACTCGAGAGCCAATGAAAAGCTGGGATCGAACTGTACCAGTTGCTGCAATGATGGTACTGCGACGTGACGCCAAAATTCTCAGTCAGGCGAGAACATTACAGTAAGATCATATATAGCTAGGCGACAGGCCGGCAGCTGCTCTTGTGGAGTATATGCTGCGAGTTATGGATTTTAAGTCGAGATCTCTTTTAAGTGCTCTGTTAGCTTAAGATGCGGCCACGTGTTGTTATGGATTTTAAACCGTGTGTCAAGAGCTTAAGCTGCAGCCTAACAGCCAGCGTGATGATCGGAGCAGCAGACAGATTGGTGAATGGTGGTGGTTGCAGGTAGGTAAAGCTTGACTGACCCGGCTCAACTTGGCGAACCAGCAATTCCATCTCTTCTGTTCTGTAGCATCACTCACAGGTGGGCTGGGTTGTGTTTCGCCTCAGACAGACAGACATGGAGCATGTGGCCGCTCTGGAAGCCAGCCTAGAAATACCAGTAGTAGCCTCGAATTAAAGCAATTGATAAACACCCTCTCCCTCTGTCTCTCCAAACATTTCTTGTCACTAAATGTTCTTGTCGGTTTTGGACATTGGACAGTCCTTTTTTGGGCAAGCTTTGTTGTCGTTGGTAATCTCCCGGTTTGCTGTGTCTGGCACGtgtgaaggaaaaaaaaaggtactacTACGGCCAGCTACCTCCTAAGCTAGGAGTAAATATACTACTGTACTGGAGTAGCGCATTGCCGTTTGTCCCACCTCTGATCTAGATTGGCATTCCTAACtgtgtgtatgtatgtatgtacgtacgtacgtgtgatGCACTCACATCACATGAACAGAGGAGAGTAGAGACAATTGCTTTCTGGAAAGGCAGCTGCTGGCCCTGTGCATGAGATATTGTAAGGCACCTGTATCATATCTGCCGACTGCAGGTTTTCTTTTGGTTAGTTCCTTGGCAAAGTGGGGAAGCTGCCATTTGGATCAGCTTTTTTGTTActaaagaaaaggaaaaccagaGGATGATGGACTAGAGTGATGTTGGTGCCAAAACATGTGCAGATTAAGGTGCTCTAGCTGTCTGAGATGTCTATTTCCATTTTCCATTTCATGCACGGCACACTGATAGAGAGCTTTGTTTAAAGAGGTTTTGCATCATGAAAAACTGAAAGAGGCGGCTATCGCCTTACGAGATGAGAGAGCTTTGGGTACAGTACGTGGCCGTGGCTCAAATCATTCGGACACATCCATTATTAAAAGCAGATCGTGAGCCTACTATACATAGCTCCTGATTTTCTGCGATTTCAAAAGAAGACGGTGCACATGCGTGACACACACATCGACGTGACCTCGTCCTCTAATTAATTACACTCTGGAGTTGATGGAGATTGGATAAACATGTCGCATGGCCCTTGGTAGTAAGTAGTAACAAAAGTACGTAAAAAAATCCTTTATTCATGGGAGTTTCTGTGATTTGTAGAATTGTCATCCATTGGTCTTTCGTCCGTCCTTGCattatactccctcttttTATTAAAACCATGTTTTAACAAAACTATGCTTCAGtctttgtaaaaaaaaatgtaatacTTAGGGTTGCAAGTGGGAGCCGCTTAAGTCACACTTCCAGTTCATTTTGGATTTTAAATCTTgacaaaatttgaactaaaattggAAAATTGAACTAGAAGTGGAACTTAAGTGAGCTCCCACTTGACacccttttttctttgaatGGAACACCCTAATTAATACTCCATACTTACATGACCAAAATTTAAATCCGAGGATTTTAAACATAAATGGCCACTTTGTAATGCTACCTTTTCCTTTCAAAATCAAGCCGATCATGATCAAAGTATCCCTAAACAATCAAAGAGAGCAGACATGCCAGCTCTCTTCGGGAAGGATTGAAAGCGTGCATGAGTTCCCATTccgtctagctagctagcgcgtAGTTGCATAAATGGGTCGGCAGGTACGCTTTGCTTTTGCTGTTACCCCCTGCCCGTTGCCATGCATGGCACGAACCCAGGTCGCATGAATGAGCACGCACGCAGCAGCCAACAGAATTCACGATCGATTTCTACATCGTTTCGATCTTGCTATTACACGGTTCATTTATCAGGCACACATTTGTAAACagaatactctctccgttcggAAAAAAATTGATGTAGATTTCACTTATTTCGGTGAACAGAATACACAGAATATAGTTGAACAGACATTCCAACACATGGTGTTGGTCAGTAGTCTCCGCATGACATGATGTCCACTATCTTGGTGTAGTCAAACCCACTACGCATAATTCGTAGTCATCCAACCTAACTGGCATTTTCGACCATCTCCTCGCGGTaagaagtaaaataaaataagcatGTTAATTATGAAGGCGTCATACTTAATTTTTACTCCATCATAGAATTACTTAGCAAACTAACACTTGATGCAGTAAATTAGATGTGCTGGAAGTTGAAATGTATAGAAACCTAAATCACAATAGAAGTAAAACTCATTTCCTTCGCAAAACAATGTGCGTGTCAAATTGCCACGTCTGTATTgtgagttcttttttttttttaaataacaCCATGCGAAACCTAGAATATTTCACCTTTACCAATATTACATCGTTTCCGAAACCTGCTTTGGGTTCTTTGCTACCACCACGGTTGCAACGAGACAACTCTACCAAATCTTTTTTTATCAGaattatcaaaaaaaaaacttactaGTCTCTGTTTGTAACATAAGTCAACACCAAAATGCTTGTAGCTTGGAAACACAGGGATACAAGGAGGGAAAACCAAAATTCAAAAAGAAAGCTGggtagcaaaagaaaaaaaaacagggaaATTATCGAATTGGAAAACAccaggagaaaaaaagaaagctgCAAGAAAACAAGCAGTGGCtaggaaaacaaaagaacatCACAAGGACAGCAGGGTGGACCCCACCGAGAAGCCCAACTGCTCCCCACGAGAGTGGACCCCACCAAGGTGGTCATGCTGCTATACTAGTACGTGCATATCCATTTAGCACCAGCTTATTATTATTAGGTTATTTTATTGGGTATTTTATTAGGGCTAAATTGAATACTCCGTACTCCTCCAAACTCCAACTCCCCCATCActtccaccaccacccccgcaaaataaacaaacaaaccaaaGCCCAAAAATAATTCGAGCAAGAGGAGCGGCGAGGCGACGTGGAGCTCGGAaggcagcccccgactcgaGCGAGCGCGGTACAGCAGCGAGCGGCGgccgaaggaggaggaggaggagttcccggCGCAAACACCAGCGTCCCAATGGCGGAGAACGGCgagaaggcggcggagggaggtgGTAGTGTGGGAGCgggagagggggaggagcaggaggtggaggagagcGTGAAGCTGTTCGTGGGGCAGGTGCCCAAGCACATGACGGAGCCGGAGCTGCTCGCCATGTTCCGCGAGGTGGCGGCCGTCGACGAGGTCACCGTCATCAAGGACAAGGCCACCAGGGCCTCCCGAGGTGCGTGTGCGGATcccgtgcgtgcgtgcgtacgAGCGCCCCCCGGATCTGGGGGCTGCTGCTCGTCCCCGCGCGCCGGAGAGTGCTTTCGGCTCTGCGGGGGAAGGGGCGGGCAATGCCGCGCCCGGAATTCGAGCTCTAACcgctgttcttcttctccctcgcgCCAAAAAGCTTTCGCGTGCTCTGTCGagctcttttttgttttgttttttgcttaGTGCGTGGTTTTCGGCGGAATGCCGCAGGGGGTGAATTGGAGAGTTTCGTGGGGAACGGATTCGTAGTGTCTTCTCCCGTGCTCGAGGGAGATCTCGGCTCGAACTCTCCGAGTGCTGCGGTTTTGAGCTCGAATCCCAGCTCTGTCTGTCTGAGCTGCGTTTAGGTTTGCAGATTTGCTCCAATGCTGGTGTCAATTCTGCCTTTTTACCGCTCCGTTTTCAGAAAGTTCAGTTTTATCAGTACTATTTCTGTTTTACATTGCCTTTTCCCCCCTCTATGTTGTTTCGCTTGAGCTTGTTTTGAAGCAATGCAGGCGCAAATGTGCTATACTTGCGTCGATTTTAAGGTACTTTGGGGATTGGAGCTTCGACATTTAGCTAGTTTGGGGGTTGGAGCTTCGCTATTTAGATGGTTGTTTCTAATTGGCGTCAGAAAATAAATAGTGGGATGAGGTTGCTTTGGTCTTCTGTTTGAACTGGCATTGCACGATCTCGCCAGAGAATGTATTGCTTCCAGTTTCTTGTTCTGCCTGCATGTTTTGACTGCAATAGCCGCTGAGTATATCACGACTAATGTATGCTCCGCTGCATGTTGAGATTTAGTCCGAGTTCCTTGTTTTTCCCTAAGTTGTGTAGCACTTTACGTTGGTGAGGCCGATTTGTCCCTGCTAACGCCTTTTTTCCTTCATCGATGTGGCACTGCAGGCCTGATTGTGCTTGTCTGATGCTTGATGCTTCATACTTTTTCCCATCTCCCTCTTAATTTGACTTTTCGATCACGTTAACCCAATGCAGGGTGCTGTTTCCTTATATGCCCCTCAAGGGATGAGGCTGACAAGGCGATAAATGCGTACCACAATAAGCACACACTCCCGGGGGTATGTGAGCATTCCTGTCTTTACCAATTAATGTCTTTTTTATGCCATCTGCCTACGTGGAATTGTTACAAATTGAGTAAGATTCCTTAGCTCTTTCTTTGCTCGCAAATTATGAGTGGTTCATGAATATTCGGTTGGCAAGGGTAACACATATCTTCAGTTGTTTGGTGGGACCAGATAAAAATCTTTGTGGCACACTCTGCGGATGACTTATTAGTGGGTGGGCTAAAATTTTGATCTGtttatgttgaatgtttgtGGGTTCCTTCAGGTTCTGTGTGCATAAACAATTTTAGTTTGTCAAGGGGTCACACAAATTATTGT
The Brachypodium distachyon strain Bd21 chromosome 2, Brachypodium_distachyon_v3.0, whole genome shotgun sequence genome window above contains:
- the LOC100837252 gene encoding pentatricopeptide repeat-containing protein At4g19220, mitochondrial; protein product: MLRRAHRLLATTNSILPATTNLARTSFPHPSTHLPLVSLHSPAADDAAADTRHLLDGTPRGTRASSIVRALREYDAPLAGSVESLHCAALKSGAVLDPPVRTSLLAAYARCPSGGDHDARAALVLFHEAEDPDVILWNAVIGALTRACRLGDAVALFRRMAGVRGEAFDSTTVVVMLSGASRAGELDLGMALHAAAVKRRLDTDMNLWNALVDMYAKCGSFCDSEAVFWSMPCWDTASWNSVTGGSTFNGLSEVSACYFREMIRLAVQADEVTLSSVISASSRAEGLFSFGESVHGCIVKLGYEDTAPCSVANSLITFYFEFGFPEDAEKVFMRIFKKNHVSWNVMIKGLMENEKAGEALAVFREMLSECQPDFATLVAVILSCGDQGLLCEGKAIHGYITRKCLFHVESSLGNSLLGLYMKCDDAYTANLLFRTMPIRDLISWNTMLSGYSRDDSLREEAQAMFRELLSEGLSCTMTTILAVIPSCSCPEDLRFGKAVHSFVLKYGFASGVSVVNALMHMYICCGDSLVAFTLLGSIMPVSDIISWNTAVVGCVQNGLHRGALEAFQFMHSSLPLNPDSITLVSVLSACGTLKLQSLGKSIHSMALKRLLVFNLRVKNALLTMYFRFADTESAELIFYSLGDRNLCSWNCMVSGFAQNNDGRRALQFYQKMEKFVPNEMCTVSIICACTQLRDVRHGKSIHGHVVKSDLQNNVFLSASLVDMYSKCGRLDIAVRVFESSTEKSIACWNSMISAFGFHGHGLRSIELFCSMIHSGMKATRSTFIALLSACSHAGLTDEGLKYYNLMSEKFGITPTPEHHVCIVDMLGRAGRLQEAHKFVESLPKSKEAHGVWGALLSACSNKSELRMGEAIARQLLCLEPENSGYYVTISNLYAYQDMWGGAVQVRDILQDKRLMKPHGHSIVG